One window of the Pyrus communis chromosome 17, drPyrComm1.1, whole genome shotgun sequence genome contains the following:
- the LOC137721899 gene encoding CRIB domain-containing protein RIC4-like: MRDRMERFAVLPFGIGCASQSSVAIGAAASADHQQRKSKAPPPHTANDPKAQGEKMKRGTFHFLTLKRTQISSGMQRLIRSIKSFSQIFVYKEEIEEEDEEGEMEIGLPTDVKHVTHIGLDGSATTNTTANPLKASSWENNFNTPEILSFPSISLKQFELAMAAQTTHQPEQQQQQLVVDLKTLEDPKDLS, encoded by the exons ATGAGGGATCGAATGGAGAGATTTGCTGTTCTTCCTTTTGGCATTGGCTGCGCTTCTCAGTCCAGCGTTGCTATTGGCGCAGCAGCAAGTGCTGATCATCAACAAAGAAAATCTAAAGCACCACCTCCACATACAGCaa ATGATCCAAAAGCACAAGGAGAAAAAATGAAGAGGGGTACATTTCACTTCCTGACTCTTAAGAGGACTCAAATATCCAGTGGGATGCAGAGATTGATCAGAAGCATAAAAAGCTTCTCCCAAATATTCG tttacaAGGAAGAGATtgaggaagaggatgaggaaggAGAGATGGAAATTGGATTGCCGACGGACGTGAAGCATGTGACACACATAGGACTGGATGGGTCTGCCACTACCAATACCACCGCAAACCCCTTAAAAGCTAGCAGTTGGGAAAATAATTTCAACACTCCAGAAATACTTTCTTTCCCTTCAATTTCTTTAAAGCAGTTTGAGCTTGCCATGGCTGCACAGACCACCCACCAACctgagcagcagcagcagcagctcgtTGTTGATCTCAAGACGCTGGAAGATCCCAAAGATCTTAGCTAG
- the LOC137723124 gene encoding probably inactive leucine-rich repeat receptor-like protein kinase At3g28040, with protein sequence MASLGFLQHMLPSILILASLHACMGDATVPSQLNSDVLGLLVFKSDIHDPSSYLASWNEDENSPCSWEYVQCNPATGRVSQLSLEGLGLKGKIGKGLQNLQNLKVLSLSSNNFSGDISPEKLALPPNLEKLNLSHNSLSGLIPTNLFNMSSIKFLDLSDNSLSGPLPDNLFDNCFSLRYLSLSGNLLEGPLPSTLPRCSSLNGLNLSNNHFSGNPDFSSGIWSLARLRTLDLSNNAFSGSVSQGISAVHNLKELLLQSNHFSGSLPADIGLCPHLEKIDLSYNMFTDALQDSLQRLNSLTFFSLSDNMFSGDFPQWIGSMSSLKYLDFSNNGFTGSLPPSMSDLRALNYLSLSNNKLVGTIPTSLAYCNDLSVIRLRGNTFTGSIPEGLFNLGLEEIDFSHMGLTGSIPPGSSRLFESLRMLDLSSNNVKGNIPAEVGLFSNLRYLNLSWNNLQSRMPPELGFFQNLTVLDLRNSALFGSIPEDVCDSGSLAILQLDGNSLTGSIPDEIGNCSSLYLMSLSHNNLSGTIPQSISKLNKLKILKLEFNELSGEIPQELGKLENLLAVNISYNRLVGRLPAGSVFQSLDQTALQGNLGICSPLLQGPCTLNVPKPLVLDPTAYNNQMGGRRHHNKSATSTKDQRHTFLSLSAIVAISAASLIVLGVIVISLLNASARRRPAFVETALESMCSSSSRSGSLASGKLILFDSRSSPEWISSPESLLNKASEIGEGVFGTVYKIPLGAQGRVVAIKKLVTSNIIQCLEDFDREVRILGKARHPNLIALKGYYWTPRMQLLVTEFATNGSLQSKLHERPHSSPPLSWANRFKILLGTAKGLAHLHHSYRPPIIHYNIKPSNILLDESYNAKISDFALARLLTKIDRHVVSNRFQSALGYVAPELACQSLRVNEKCDVYGFGVLILEIVTGRRPVEYGEDNVVILNDHVRVLLEQGNALGCIDVSMGDYPEDEVLPVLKLALVCTSQIPSCRPTMAEVVQIMQIIKTPIPQTMEAY encoded by the exons ATGGCTTCTCTCGGATTCCTCCAACATATGCTGCCATCAATATTGATATTAGCATCTCTTCACGCCTGCATGGGAGACGCCACAGTTCCTTCACAGCTCAACAGCGACGTTCTAGGCCTACTTGTCTTCAAATCCGACATCCATGATCCTTCCTCGTACCTCGCTTCATGGAACGAAGATGAGAACTCCCCTTGTTCTTGGGAATATGTACAATGCAATCCAGCCACCGGAAGAGTCTCTCAGCTGTCACTCGAAGGCCTAGGCCTAAAGGGAAAAATCGGAAAAGGGCTTCAGAACTTGCAAAATTTGAAGGTACTTTCTTTGTCAAGCAACAATTTCAGCGGAGATATTAGTCCGGAGAAGCTTGCTCTGCCTCCGAATCTCGAAAAGCTCAATTTAAGCCACAACAGTTTATCAGGATTAATtcccactaatcttttcaaCATGAGCTCCATCAAATTTCTTGATCTTTCCGATAACTCACTCTCAGGGCCACTCCCTGATAACCTGTTTGATAACTGCTTTTCGCTTCGCTATCTTTCGTTATCTGGTAACTTGCTTGAAGGTCCTTTGCCTAGCACACTGCCTAGATGCTCTTCTTTGAACGGTCTCAATCTCTCAAACAACCATTTCTCCGGTAACCCTGATTTCTCTTCTGGGATTTGGTCTTTGGCAAGATTGCGCACTCTAGATCTTTCGAACAATGCCTTTTCCGGATCTGTGTCACAAGGGATATCAGCCGTACACAACTTGAAAGAGCTTCTGTTACAAAGCAATCACTTTTCGGGATCTTTGCCGGCGGATATAGGGCTATGTCCTCACTTAGAGAAGATTGATTTGAGCTATAATATGTTCACTGATGCATTACAAGACTCACTTCAGAGGTTGAATTCTTTGACATTTTTCAGTCTATCAGATAACATGTTCTCTGGTGATTTCCCTCAGTGGATTGGTAGCATGAGCAGCCtcaaatatttggatttttcGAACAATGGCTTCACTGGAAGCCTCCCACCTTCAATGAGTGACCTCAGAGCACTCAATTATTTGAGTTTGTCAAACAACAAACTTGTTGGTACTATTCCAACTTCTCTTGCATACTGCAATGATTTGTCGGTGATTCGGTTGAGGGGTAACACTTTCACTGGAAGCATACCAGAGGGCTTGTTTAATCTGGGGTTGGAGGAAATTGACTTCTCCCACATGGGACTTACAGGTTCTATTCCTCCGGGTTCCAGCAGACTCTTCGAATCTTTAAGGATGTTGGATTTGTCAAGCAACAATGTCAAAGGAAATATTCCAGCAGAAGTGGGACTTTTCTCCAACTTGAGGTACTTGAATTTGTCATGGAACAACCTTCAGTCAAGGATGCCTCCAGAGCTCGGCTTCTTTCAGAACTTAACGGTGCTAGATCTTCGAAACAGCGCCTTGTTCGGTTCTATCCCAGAGGATGTATGTGATTCAGGAAGCCTGGCAATTCTCCAATTGGATGGAAACTCATTGACTGGCTCAATTCCTGATGAAATTGGCAACTGCTCATCTCTCTATTTGAT gAGCTTGTCACATAACAATTTAAGTGGTACTATTCCGCAATCCATTTCGAAGCTAAATAAGCTCAAGATTCTTAAATTGGAGTTCAATGAGTTGAGTGGAGAGATACCCCAAGAACTTGGAAAACTAGAAAATCTACTTGCTGTGAACATATCATATAACAGGTTGGTAGGGAGGCTTCCTGCTGGGAGCGTATTTCAGAGCTTGGATCAAACTGCGCTGCAAGGAAATTTGGGAATTTGCTCACCATTGTTACAGGGACCGTGTACGCTGAATGTGCCTAAGCCTCTTGTTCTTGATCCAACTGCGTACAACAACCAAATGGGCGGTCGTAGACACCATAACAAATCTGCAACATCCACAAAAGACCAGCGCCACACCTTCCTTAGCTTATCCGCCATTGTGGCAATTTCAGCAGCTAGCCTGATTGTTTTGGGAGTGATTGTTATAAGTCTTCTGAATGCATCCGCAAGGAGGAGGCCTGCATTTGTGGAAACTGCCTTGGAGAGCATGTGTTCGAGCTCTTCACGATCAGGTAGTTTGGCATCGGGGAAGCTCATTCTCTTTGATTCAAGGTCATCCCCGGAATGGATTAGCAGTCCTGAATCCCTACTCAACAAGGCCTCAGAGATCGGCGAGGGAGTCTTTGGAACAGTTTACAAAATTCCACTTGGAGCTCAAGGAAGAGTAGTTGCTATCAAGAAGCTGGTCACATCAAATATAATCCAGTGCCTCGAAGATTTTGATAGAGAGGTTAGAATTCTGGGGAAAGCAAGACACCCGAATCTAATCGCTCTAAAAGGGTACTATTGGACTCCACGGATGCAGCTGTTAGTAACAGAGTTTGCCACCAATGGCAGCCTTCAATCCAAACTCCATGAAAGACCTCATTCAAGTCCACCTCTTTCATGGGCTAATAGGTTCAAAATCTTGCTTGGAACAGCAAAGGGACTTGCTCATTTGCACCACTCATACCGCCCACCAATCATCCACTACAACATCAAACCTAGTAACATCTTGCTCGATGAGAGTTACAACGCGAAGATATCAGACTTTGCACTGGCAAGGCTCCTGACAAAGATAGACCGGCATGTAGTGAGTAACAGATTTCAGAGTGCACTAGGTTATGTGGCGCCGGAACTGGCATGCCAGAGCTTAAGGGTGAATGAAAAATGtgatgtgtatggttttggcgTGTTGATTCTTGAGATCGTGACTGGGAGGAGGCCTGTGGAGTATGGGGAGGACAATGTGGTAATACTGAATGACCATGTTAGGGTTTTGCTTGAGCAAGGGAATGCGTTGGGGTGCATTGATGTTAGCATGGGTGACTACCCAGAGGATGAAGTCCTACCAGTGCTTAAGTTGGCTTTGGTTTGCACCTCACAGATTCCATCCTGCAGGCCTACCATGGCAGAAGTTGTTCAAATTATGCAGATTATCAAGACCCCAATTCCACAAACAATGGAGGCTTACTGA
- the LOC137722779 gene encoding eukaryotic translation initiation factor 3 subunit H, with protein MATPGARSFLQVAATEEVASPLRVVQIEGLVILKIIKHCKEFSPALVTGQLLGLDVGSVLEVTNCFPFPVREEDEEIEADGANYQLEMMRCLREVNVDNNTVGWYQSTLLGSFQTVELIETFMNYQENIRRCVCIIYDPLKSNQGVLALKALKLSDSFMDLYRTNNFTGEKLREKNLSWVDIFEEIPIKVSNSALISAFMTELEADTPVVQCDYDRLQLSTSPFLERNMEFLIECMDDLSMEQQKFQYYYRNLSRQQAQQQAWIQKRRVENMARKAAGDEPLPEEDPSNPVFKPLPEPSRLDSFLITNQISNYCNQINGVTGQSFSRLYLTKALHEN; from the exons ATGGCGACCC CGGGGGCAAGATCGTTTCTTCAGGTGGCGGCGACAGAAGAGGTTGCTTCTCCTCTCAGAGTCGTTCAGATCGAGGGACTG GTTATCTTGAAGATAATCAAACACTGCAAGGAGTTTTCGCCGGCTTTGGTCACGGGGCAACTTCTTGGGTTAGATGTTGGCAGCGTTCTCGAAGTTACCAATTGTTTCCCCTTCCCG GTTAGAGAGGAGGATGAAGAAATTGAAGCCGATGGTGCCAATTACCAGCTTGAGATGATGAGATGTTTGAGAGAGGTTAATGTTGACAACAACACTGTTGGATG GTACCAGTCTACGTTGTTGGGTTCTTTTCAAACAGTGGAGCTGATCGAGACATTCATGAACTACCAG GAAAATATTAGACGTTGTGTGTGCATAATTTATGATCCATTGAAGTCCAATCAAGGTGTTCTAGCACTCAAGGCACTGAAGCTTTCTGATTCATTCATGGATCTCTACCGCACTAACAATTTTACGGGAGAGAA GTTGAGGGAGAAAAACCTATCATGGGTGGATATTTTTGAAGAAATACCT ATCAAAGTTTCGAATTCTGCACTTATCAGTGCCTTTATGACTGAGCTGGAAGCTGATACACCTGTTGTCCAG TGTGATTACGACCGCCTGCAATTATCCACAAGCCCATTTCTGGAGAGGAATATGGAATTTCTCATTGAATGCATGGATGATTTGTCAATGGAACAGCAGAAG TTCCAATACTATTACAGGAACCTGTCACGTCAGCAAGCCCAACAGCAAGCATGGATCCAAAAGAGAAG GGTGGAGAATATGGCACGAAAGGCCGCAGGAGATGAACCTCTACCTGAGGAGGATCCTTCAAACCCCGTTTTCAAGCCACTACCCGAGCCTTCACGTTTGGATAGCTTTCTCATAACAAATCAGATCTCAAACTACTGCAACCAAATTAATGG GGTTACTGGCCAGAGCTTCAGCAGATTATATTTGACGAAGGCGTTGCACGAGAATTGA
- the LOC137723639 gene encoding amino acid transporter AVT1H-like yields MNMWNKLFGTSRSNCLPHQNQVLESDAVQRANLSCNVCLEETKVCTCDQSFESGKRVTGGVEHHAEANNSVTQSVVNMSGMLIGLGQLSTPYALENGGWSSAFLLIGLGVICAYCSHILGKCLDKHPKSRSYTDIGHNAFGSRGKIIAASFIYVEIFMALVSYTISLHDNLATVLSGIQLKVSWAKLQKSQLLTLIAVFVALPSLWLRDLSSISFLSFGGVLMSLVIFISVACTAIFGGVKLNHTIPALQIHNIPAISGLYSFSFAGHVVFPNLYKAMKDPSKFTKVSIISFTLVTILYASLAFTGAKLYGPQVNPQITLSMPPHLIVTKIALWATVLTPMTKYALEFAPMAIQLEHNLPPSLSSRTKFLIRGSVGSVLLLVILALALSVPYFGYVLSLTGSLVSVGICIILPCAFYLKICWGQISRPLMVLNLTLIAFGTLLGIVGTISSSRLLFKSLSRAHSA; encoded by the exons ATGAACATGTGGAACAAATTGTTCGGAACATCAAGATCAAACTGCCTCCCACACCAGAATCAAGTTCTTGAGAGCGACGCAGTGCAGCGTGCGAATCTGAGCTGCAACGTTTGTCTGGAGGAAACCAAAGTATGTACGTGTGACCAAAGCTTCGAGAGCGGCAAGAGAGTCACGGGTGGTGTTGAGCACCATGCAGAGGCCAACAATTCAGTTACTCAGTCTGTTGTCAACATGAGTGGGATGCTCATAG GTTTGGGACAGTTATCAACTCCATATGCCTTAGAAAATGGGGGTTGGTCTTCTGCATTCCTATTGATAGGACTTGGGGTAATATGTGCATATTGTTCCCATATCCTTGGAAAATGTCTGGACAAACATCCCAAGTCAAGAAGCTACACAGATATTGGACACAATGCATTTGGATCCAGAGGAAAAATTATAGCAGCATCCTTCATTTACGTGGAGATTTTCATGGCCCTTGTGTCCTACACCATCTCTCTGCATGACAATCTAGCCACAGTGCTCTCCGGGATTCAACTCAAGGTTTCGTGGGCTAAGTTACAGAAATCTCAGCTCTTAACCTTGATTGCTGTCTTCGTAGCTCTCCCTAGTCTTTGGTTGAGAGATCTCTCTTCCATATCTTTCCTTTCCTTCGGCGGAGTTCTCATGTCACTCGTCATTTTTATATCAGTGGCATGCACCGCCATTTTCGGAGGGGTGAAATTGAACCACACCATACCTGCCCTCCAGATTCATAACATTCCTGCAATATCTGGCCTTTATAGCTTCAGCTTTGCAGGACATGTTGTTTTCCCCAATTTATACAAGGCCATGAAAGACCCATCCAAGTTCACCAAG GTATCAATAATAAGCTTCACTCTAGTGACAATACTTTACGCATCCCTAGCATTCACGGGAGCCAAGTTGTATGGTCCTCAGGTGAATCCTCAAATCACTCTGAGCATGCCTCCACATCTTATAGTGACAAAGATTGCACTGTGGGCAACTGTGCTGACACCAATGACCAAATATGCTCTTGAATTTGCACCAATGGCTATCCAGCTTGAGCATAACCTTCCTCCCTCTTTGAGCTCCAGAACAAAGTTTCTCATCCGGGGCAGCGTCGGTTCAGTCCTACTTCTGGTGATTCTAGCACTAGCTCTCTCTGTTCCGTATTTTGGGTATGTTCTCAGCCTCACTGGATCACTTGTGAGTGTTGGCATTTGTATCATTTTGCCCTGTGCCTTCTACCTCAAGATATGCTGGGGTCAAATTTCAAGGCCTCTCATGGTCCTCAACCTCACCCTAATTGCATTTGGCACCCTTCTTGGGATAGTTGGAACCATTTCCTCATCAAGGTTGCTCTTTAAAAGCCTGAGCAGAGCTCACTCGGCCTGA